CACAGGGTTGCCGCCGGTTTGTGAATATTACCCGTCTAAAATCCCCCAAAAAAAACCCCGCTCAAATGGCGGGGTCTTTTACGTTCAGGCTGGGGGCTGCTCAACCCACCTCGGCCAGGTTACCCTTGCTCTCCAGCCATTGCTTGCGATCCCCGGCGCGCTTTTTGGCCAGCAGCATATCCATCAGCTGGTTGCTGTCATCGCCGGCGTCCACGTACAGTTGCACCAGCCGGCGGGTGTCGGGGTCCATGGTGGTTTCGCGCAGTTGCAGCGGGTTCATTTCACCGAGGCCCTTGAAGCGGGTGACCTGCACCTTGCCCTTTTTCTTCTCGGCAGTGATGCGGTCGAGAATGCCCTGTTTCTCCGCTTCATCCAGCGCGTAGTAGACGTCCTTACCGATATCGATGCGGAACAGCGGCGGCATGGCCACATACACGTGGCCTTCGGTGACCAGCGGGCGGAAGTGGCGCAGGAACAGCGCGCACAGCAGTGTGGCGATGTGCAGGCCATCGGAGTCGGCGTCAGCGAGAATACAGATTTTGTTGTAGCGCAGTCCTTCCAGGTTGTCGCTGGCCGGATCTACGCCGAGGGCAACGGCAATATCGTGCACTTCCTGGTTGGAGAAAATCTCGCCGGAGTCCACTTCCCAGGTGTTCAGGATCTTGCCGCGCAGCGGCATGATCGCCTGGAACTCGCGGTCGCGGGCCTGCTTGGCAGAGCCGCCGGCCGAATCGCCCTCCACCAGGAACAGTTCGCTGCGCGCCGTGTCGCTGCTCGAACAGTCCGCCAGCTTGCCCGGCAGTGCCGGGCCCTGGGTGACCTTCTTGCGCGCGACCTTCTTCGCCGAGCGCAGGCGCTTCTGCGCGTTGCCGATACACAGCTCGGCGAGCCGGTCGCCCTCTTCGGTGTGCTGGTTCAGCCACAGGCTGAAGGCATCCTTGGCCACGCCGGACACGAACGCAGTGGCCTCACGGGAGGACAGCCGCTCCTTGGTCTGACCGGAGAACTGCGGGTCGGCCAGCTTGGCAGAGAGCACGTAGGAGCACTGTACCCAGATATCCTCCGGGCCCAGTTTGACTCCGCGCGGCATCAGGTTGCGAATCTCGCAGTACTCGCGCATCGCTTCCAGCAGTCCCGAACGCAGCCCGTTGACGTGCGTGCCGCCCTGAGCGGTGGGGATCAGGTTGACGTAGGATTCGGCAGTTACCTCACCGCCCTCCGGCAGCCACTGCACGGCCCAGTCGGCGGCCTCGGTCTGCGCGGAGAAGCTGCCGATAAACGGCTCGGCCGGCAGCACTTCCCAGCCCTGATTGGCAGCGGCGAGATAGTCCTTGAGACCGTCTTCGTAATACCACTGATCCGATTCGCCGTCCTGCTCATTGATAAACACCACGGTGAGTCCGGGGCACAGCACCGCCTTGGCGCGCAGCAGGTGGCGCAGGCGCGGCACGGAGAACTTGGGCGAATCGAAATACTGCGGATCCGGCATAAAACGCAGGCTGGTACCAGTGGTGCGCTTGCCACACTCACCAATGACTTCCAGATCGGAGGCTTTATCGCCGTTCTGGAAACCGATGCGGTGCACTTTGCCATCGCGCTGGATGGTAACTTCCAGCACCCGGGACAGAGCGTTGACCACCGATACGCCGACCCCGTGCAGGCCGCCGGAAAACTGGTAGTTTTTGTTGGAAAACTTGCCGCCGGCGTGCAGCGTGGACAGGATCACTTCAACGCCCGGGCGACCCTGTTCCGGGTGGATATCCACCGGCATGCCGCGGCCGTCGTCGCTGACCGACAGGGAGTGGTCCTTGTGCAGCACCACTTCGATTTTTTTCGCATGTCCGGCCAGGGCCTCGTCGACACTGTTGTCGATGACTTCCTGGGCCAGGTGGTTGGGGCGCGTGGTATCGGTGTACATGCCCGGGCGTTTGCGCACCGGGTCGAGCCCCGTGAGTACTTCGATATCTTCGGCGGAATAGTTGGCCATATTTTTTATTGATTACTCGTTAACAGATTCTGCGTTGTGCGCTTGCTGGTTGTGAATGGCGACCGTTACTGGTGGCTGTTACCGGCGGTTGCCGTAGCTATGCCGTTTGCGGTAGCCGCGCCGAACAGGAATTCGACGATCGGCGCGCAGTAACGCTCGAACCCCTGGAAACCGTGATCGCCACCTTCCTCGACAGTCTGGCGCTGGCCGCGGTAGAAACCCTCGGCGTCGCGGCTGTCCAGCGTCTCATCACCGCGCTGGGCCAGCAGCCAGTAGCGGCCGCGCAGCGGCGACTGCAGCTCGCCCTCCAGCTTGCGCATGGTAGCAACGTCTGCGTCACTAAGGCGATACTCACGCGGCTCGCCGCTGTAGGGTAACAGTGTCTGGCCAACGTAAGCGGGCATAAAGCGCGCCGGGTGTATCGCCGGGTTGATCAATACGGCTGGCAACTGAAAGCGCTCCGCCAGGTAGCTGGACCAGAAGCCGCCCATCGAGCTACCTACCAGCCCCACCGGGTGGCCGCCGGCGATGGACTCCTCCACCAGCGCCAGCAGCGCCTGCTGCGCCTCTCCGGGATAGGGAGACACCAGCGGTGCGCAGAATTCGATGGACCGCTGGGCGGCGAGCCATTTGCGCATCTGCTCGCACTTGGCGGATTGGGGCGACGACAGGAAGCCGTGCAGGTAGATCAGCCGTGGTGCCGCTGCCTGTTGTGATGATATTTCTTGCATGGGGCGCGATTATAACGCCCCCGGCGCCACCCTGCTGCGATCCAAAGTCACCCGGCTCGCGAAATTGCCCAATCAATAGCGCAGCGACCGGTCCAGGCTGCTGAAGGCGCGGCGCAGGTCGGTGCGCATATCGGCCCAGAAAGCCGGTGGAGAGAAGAGTTTCAGCCGATCGCTGCTCAGGTTGGCGAAGGATTCGCCAAACTCGCGGCGATCGCGAAACTGCAGCGCCACACGCCCCCGGCTGTCGCTGAGGCTGCCCGACAGCGTGCCGTAGGCGGTGTGTTCCGAGAAAACCTCGCGCAGCCGGGTTGTCTGCTGCAGAGGTGCGGGCAGGAAGAAATCATCCAGGCGCAAATGCAGCGTGTAATCCGCCGCGTCGGCGCTGGAAACCAGCCTGGCGCCACGCGGCGCCAGGAAGCGCTCGGCAAAAGCCTGCGCCACGGTGTCGTTCAGGCGCGCAAGCGCGTCTGCGTCGAGTGTGCGGTTGCGGAACCCCAGTGGCTGGGTGCCCGCGGCGGCCGGGCTGCGGTAACTGATCGCGATTGGCGCCACATACACGGCGGCTCCGTTCAGGTTCAGCCCCGTGGCGACGGCCACCTGATCCAGGCCCCCGCCACGCGCAACCAGGCCCGAGGCACTCGCGGGGGCTCGCGGCTGCGCCGTTGTGGCGGGCACCGGCTGGCCACCGCAGCCTGCGAGCAAACCCTGCAATACGATGCAACACAACAGGAAAACCCGGAACATCGCCAACCTCACTACTTTCACCTGGAAAGTGTAGGGCGAGCGCTGGTAATTGGCAGGTAGAGCGTGGCGGCTGGCCGGATGCTCAGTAGCCGCCGGAGGCGAGGTCGACGCTGTATTCCGATACCGCAACGCGCTCGACACCGGTGCTATAGCGGCCGTCGTCGTGCAGTTCGAACCAGCGGTAACCGGGCAGGCGGTCATCCACCGCGAAGGGGCCACTGCCGGGAGTGAACTGCACCGAAGTGGAAGGGGTTGCGTGCAGGCCGACGTGGCCCAGCTCGCTGTCGAACCGCTGGTGTACGTGGCCCCATACCAGCGCTTTGACGTTGGTTGCGGCGGACACCAGCTGCAGCAGGCGCTCACCGCCTTCGCGCAGCATATGACCGTCGATCCAGTCACTGCCCACCGGTACCGGCTGGTGATGCATCAACACCATCACCGGGTGCTGGTGATACTTATCCAGCAGCCGCTCGAAGCGATCCAGCTGGGCGCCGCTGAGACCACCGCAGATCTGGTTTTCGACGCTGCTGTCCAACAGCAGCAGACGCCAGTTGCCGAGCTCGACCACTTCGGCACAGCGTGCGGGAGCGATGCGCCGCATATGTGCCGGGTTATCGTGGTTACCCGGCAGCCAGAACCAGGGAGCGGCCACCGGCTGCATTTTTTGCAGGAAACGATAGTAGGCGGCCTCGGAGCCGTTGGCACTGACATCGCCGGTGACCAGCATCAACTCGGTGTCGCGATGGTCGCGGGCCACCGCGTTCAGCACATCGTCGAGAGTGCGCCCGGTATCCAGCCCTAGCAGCTGGTATTCCGGCCGCCCGCCGATGTGCGGGTCGGTGATCTGCACCAGCCGATGTACCGGGCTTCGATCCCCCTCTACCGCTTTCGCCGCTATCGACTCTTCACTCACTTGCTCACCTTTCAACTCACATCCCTGTATCGGCCCGGCGCACGCGGTACGTCATATGCGCCGGCCATCCAATACCAATTCAAATTCTGTCCGACCGTTTGCCAGGCAGTGACCCAGCCACTCACCGAGAAAACGGTTGGCCTGCTGCCGCTCATCGGCGCGCTCCATGCGCGGATTCGGGTAGGGGCAATCAATGCCAATGCCGCCCAGCGGGCCGCGTCCGTCAATAGCCACCACTTCCGCCATGCGCGCATCGTGGTAGAGGCGCACGGTAATCGGCGGCGGTGCCAGCCAGCGACCGCCGGCAGCGTTATCGGCACGTTCCTCGCGTGCCCGCAGGCGCACTTCGGTGGTGTAGCGCGAGCGCTCCAGCACCGCCACTTCCAGAGCCCCGTGGGGCATCCGATAGCGCCAGTGCTCGCGGCTGGCCAGTTCTGGCAACAGTTTGCACAGGCGCAGGTAGTTGGCGTCGCAATCGGCATGGTAGGCCGGCAGGTCGACCCGGTACGCAGACATTCCGCGCCGATCGGCGAGCGGACGCAAGCGTCGCTCGGTTTTCAACGTTGCCGCCATTATTGACACTCCAATTCGTTCGACGCTGTGAATCAGCTCTCAGTTTGTGCCCGCGGTGGGCAAATGGCCTCTCAGGCCAGATGACCCGTTAGCCAAATGTAGTTTTCTGCGCCATATTTTGCAGTTGCGCGCGATTCAACTGCAGCCACTGCAGGCAGATGATAGTGGCGGCATTATCAATTACGCAGTAACCGGGCGCGCCGCTGCCCATCGCGTCCAGCAACGTTGCCAGAGGCAGAACCCGCAGGCGGATATCCTCGTGCTCGTGTTCCAGGCCGAAATGCCCCCCGGCTTCGCGCAGGTCGGCAAAGGCGCAGAACAGGTGCAGGCGCTCGGTGCTGCCGCCGGGACTGGGCATATAGCTGTTGATAAAGTGCAGCTGCTCCACCGCCAACCCGGCCTCTTCCTGCACCTCGCGGCGCGCCACATCCTGCAACGCCTCGCCCGCTTCCACCATGCCCGCGACCACCTCCAGGCACCAGGGTCCGCCGGGGCGCTCCAGCGCGCCGATGCGGAACTGCTCGGTAAGGGCCACCAGCTCGCGCTCGGGATCGTACAGCAGCACCCCCACGGCGGCGCCGCGCACGAACAGCTCGCGCTCGAACTCGGCGCTCCAGCCGCCGCGGTACAGACGGTGGCGCAAGCGCAGCTTGAGCATGGTGAAAAAGCCCTTGAAGGCTTCGCTGCGCTCCAGCACCTCCACCGCACTGCGATCGAACGGCGGCGCCAGGTCGGCGGTGGGGGCGGATTGGTTATCGCTCATGGTAGCCCTGTCAGTGTTCCAATTCGGCAGTATGCGGCCCTGCGTCCGCGGAAACCAGTTGTCGCCTTGTCCTGTGGCGACGATTTTAGCGCCGGGGCGGGAAGCGGCTCAGCATCTGCGCCAGCTCCTCGTGCAGGCGCTGCTGGCGGCGGCCCGGATCCGCGTCGCCGGCCGCGGCAGAGGGCAGGCTGCCGTGCCATAGCGGCTGGCCGTCCGGCGCCAGCATGTCCAACACCAGGGTGTCTTCGCGCACCGGGTGTACCGCCAGCGGCGCACGCCAGCCGAATCCCCAGAAGCCATACCCGCCGTAAAGGGACAGGCTATCGTCGTAGACAGCCACCTTGTCCTCCGCGAGCAGCTGCAAGCGCACCTGGAAATCCGCATCGGCGGCGCTGTCGGCGGGCCGGTAGCGCCGCCGCAACAGGCCGTCGAGTGCGCGGCGCGCGCGCTTGACCTGCAGCGGAGACACCGCGCCAGTCGCGAGAGGATCCAGCAGGTAGTAACTCTGCAGGTGGGAGAAGTCCGCCTGCGCATCGTAATCGACGGCGACCGGCGGCGTGCTGACGCAGCCGCCCAGAGTGAACAGGGCCGCCAACGCGACCCAGAGAGAGGCGCTCATGCCGTGCTCCCACTGCAAAAAATTCAAAGCGTCGGCATCCGTGCGTGCAAATGGATGACCCCGGAGTCCGTCAGTAGGCCGGTGGCAGATCTTTTAACAGCTCGCGCACCGCGGCGGCGAGCAGGCTCTGGCGCGACTTGGCATCCTCCGGGCGCGCCAGCAGCTTGCTGGCGCTGCCGCCCCAGATCGCGGGGCCATCGGCGCGGCCAATACCCAGTGTCAGGGTAACCCGCGGCGCGCCGCTGCGGTTGGGCATATCGACCACGCCGGACTGGGCGTTGGCATCGAACTGGGCATCCCAGCTGGGGTGGGTGTCGTCGTTGACGAATTGCTCGTCGACGATCGCCACCTGGTAGTCGACGAGCATATCGGCGCGGCTGCTGTCCTCCACTTCCCGATAGCCGCGGGCGGCAAGCTCCGCCCTCACCGCTGCGCGCATTTCATCATCGAGTTCCACCAGCTGTGCCGAGGCATCGGGCACATTGCCGAGCGGCGACTGGCCCCACGCGTAGGTGGAAAACGCCACCGGTGCCTGTGCCGGCTCCACCCGCTGCACTTTGACCTGTTGGCAGGCAACGGTGATCAGGGCCAAAAAACCAATTAAAATCAAACGCATAGCAATTCCTTATTCCCTGTCTGATGCGGCTGGTAGCCGGCGCGGTTCATTTCGTCGGCCCGGCAACCGGATACAGTTCTATTTTAGGACTCCAGCCCAGCCACTCGGGTTTCGCTTTCGGGTAGAGCGGGTAGTGGCTGCCGGACTCCACTTCGCGCCCCGTGTCCGGCGCCTCCGGCGTGGCAAACGCGAGACCGCCGGCCAACAGCGACTTGGTCGATTCGGTGTTGACCGTGAGGCCGGTTTTCAGGCCGAAGTTCACCTCGACACCGCTGGCATTCCAGAACACCGTGTGCTCGCGCACCAGGGTGCGATAACGCGGCTGTATATGTACGTAGATGTAAACGCGGTCCGCCAGTTCCCCTAAATCGAATCCGGTGACCTCACCCACCTGTACCTGGCGGTAGTAAACCGGGCTGCCGGCGGTCAGTGAACCGCGGCGCGGGGCATCGAGAATCACCGTGAGGCCCGGGCTGCTCATGGTATCCGCCAGGTCCGGTTTGGGCGGTTCCGCCA
This region of Microbulbifer sp. SAOS-129_SWC genomic DNA includes:
- a CDS encoding DUF4136 domain-containing protein, whose translation is MRLILIGFLALITVACQQVKVQRVEPAQAPVAFSTYAWGQSPLGNVPDASAQLVELDDEMRAAVRAELAARGYREVEDSSRADMLVDYQVAIVDEQFVNDDTHPSWDAQFDANAQSGVVDMPNRSGAPRVTLTLGIGRADGPAIWGGSASKLLARPEDAKSRQSLLAAAVRELLKDLPPAY
- the parE gene encoding DNA topoisomerase IV subunit B, which produces MANYSAEDIEVLTGLDPVRKRPGMYTDTTRPNHLAQEVIDNSVDEALAGHAKKIEVVLHKDHSLSVSDDGRGMPVDIHPEQGRPGVEVILSTLHAGGKFSNKNYQFSGGLHGVGVSVVNALSRVLEVTIQRDGKVHRIGFQNGDKASDLEVIGECGKRTTGTSLRFMPDPQYFDSPKFSVPRLRHLLRAKAVLCPGLTVVFINEQDGESDQWYYEDGLKDYLAAANQGWEVLPAEPFIGSFSAQTEAADWAVQWLPEGGEVTAESYVNLIPTAQGGTHVNGLRSGLLEAMREYCEIRNLMPRGVKLGPEDIWVQCSYVLSAKLADPQFSGQTKERLSSREATAFVSGVAKDAFSLWLNQHTEEGDRLAELCIGNAQKRLRSAKKVARKKVTQGPALPGKLADCSSSDTARSELFLVEGDSAGGSAKQARDREFQAIMPLRGKILNTWEVDSGEIFSNQEVHDIAVALGVDPASDNLEGLRYNKICILADADSDGLHIATLLCALFLRHFRPLVTEGHVYVAMPPLFRIDIGKDVYYALDEAEKQGILDRITAEKKKGKVQVTRFKGLGEMNPLQLRETTMDPDTRRLVQLYVDAGDDSNQLMDMLLAKKRAGDRKQWLESKGNLAEVG
- a CDS encoding metallophosphoesterase, which produces MSEESIAAKAVEGDRSPVHRLVQITDPHIGGRPEYQLLGLDTGRTLDDVLNAVARDHRDTELMLVTGDVSANGSEAAYYRFLQKMQPVAAPWFWLPGNHDNPAHMRRIAPARCAEVVELGNWRLLLLDSSVENQICGGLSGAQLDRFERLLDKYHQHPVMVLMHHQPVPVGSDWIDGHMLREGGERLLQLVSAATNVKALVWGHVHQRFDSELGHVGLHATPSTSVQFTPGSGPFAVDDRLPGYRWFELHDDGRYSTGVERVAVSEYSVDLASGGY
- a CDS encoding DUF1249 domain-containing protein, with translation MAATLKTERRLRPLADRRGMSAYRVDLPAYHADCDANYLRLCKLLPELASREHWRYRMPHGALEVAVLERSRYTTEVRLRAREERADNAAGGRWLAPPPITVRLYHDARMAEVVAIDGRGPLGGIGIDCPYPNPRMERADERQQANRFLGEWLGHCLANGRTEFELVLDGRRI
- a CDS encoding NUDIX domain-containing protein, which codes for MSDNQSAPTADLAPPFDRSAVEVLERSEAFKGFFTMLKLRLRHRLYRGGWSAEFERELFVRGAAVGVLLYDPERELVALTEQFRIGALERPGGPWCLEVVAGMVEAGEALQDVARREVQEEAGLAVEQLHFINSYMPSPGGSTERLHLFCAFADLREAGGHFGLEHEHEDIRLRVLPLATLLDAMGSGAPGYCVIDNAATIICLQWLQLNRAQLQNMAQKTTFG
- a CDS encoding YqiA/YcfP family alpha/beta fold hydrolase gives rise to the protein MQEISSQQAAAPRLIYLHGFLSSPQSAKCEQMRKWLAAQRSIEFCAPLVSPYPGEAQQALLALVEESIAGGHPVGLVGSSMGGFWSSYLAERFQLPAVLINPAIHPARFMPAYVGQTLLPYSGEPREYRLSDADVATMRKLEGELQSPLRGRYWLLAQRGDETLDSRDAEGFYRGQRQTVEEGGDHGFQGFERYCAPIVEFLFGAATANGIATATAGNSHQ
- a CDS encoding DUF4136 domain-containing protein gives rise to the protein MSASLWVALAALFTLGGCVSTPPVAVDYDAQADFSHLQSYYLLDPLATGAVSPLQVKRARRALDGLLRRRYRPADSAADADFQVRLQLLAEDKVAVYDDSLSLYGGYGFWGFGWRAPLAVHPVREDTLVLDMLAPDGQPLWHGSLPSAAAGDADPGRRQQRLHEELAQMLSRFPPRR